A part of Ziziphus jujuba cultivar Dongzao chromosome 8, ASM3175591v1 genomic DNA contains:
- the LOC107413203 gene encoding mitochondrial import inner membrane translocase subunit TIM22-1 isoform X3, translated as MSASTENEIEQNGSSSSKEAEKPPIEPIRLPTIEEIRGQDIWNNCGVRSVVSGVMGGGLGLFMGLLIGSLDNPIMQDTMTARQQFIYTAKQMGRRSWSSAKTFAVMGLVFSAAECVVEKARAKHDTTNTVVAGCVTGGTMSAKVFCRF; from the exons ATGTCTGCTAGTACGGAGAATGAAATTGAACAAAATGGTTCTTCGAGTTCAAAAGAAGCTGAGAAGCCTCCGATTGAGCCTATAAGATTGCCTACTATCGAGGAAATTCGTGGCCAAGATATTTGGAACAATTGTGGCGTTCGAAGTGTCGTCAGTGGAGTCATGG GCGGTGGACTTGGGTTGTTCATGGGTTTGCTTATAGGTTCATTGGACAACCCTATTATGCAAGATACAATGACTGCTAGGCAGCAATTCATTTATACAGCAAAGCAGATGGGGAGAAGAAGCTGGAGTTCTGCAAAAACATTTGCGGTAATGGGCTTGGTTTTTTCAGCTGCTGAGTGTGTTGTCGAAAAG gcACGAGCAAAGCACGATACAACGAATACTGTTGTTGCTGGCTGTGTAACTGGAGGAACAATGTCAGCAAAAG
- the LOC107413203 gene encoding mitochondrial import inner membrane translocase subunit TIM22-4 isoform X2, which produces MSASTENEIEQNGSSSSKEAEKPPIEPIRLPTIEEIRGQDIWNNCGVRSVVSGVMGGGLGLFMGLLIGSLDNPIMQDTMTARQQFIYTAKQMGRRSWSSAKTFAVMGLVFSAAECVVEKARAKHDTTNTVVAGCVTGGTMSAKGSDHLVIQKLNARA; this is translated from the exons ATGTCTGCTAGTACGGAGAATGAAATTGAACAAAATGGTTCTTCGAGTTCAAAAGAAGCTGAGAAGCCTCCGATTGAGCCTATAAGATTGCCTACTATCGAGGAAATTCGTGGCCAAGATATTTGGAACAATTGTGGCGTTCGAAGTGTCGTCAGTGGAGTCATGG GCGGTGGACTTGGGTTGTTCATGGGTTTGCTTATAGGTTCATTGGACAACCCTATTATGCAAGATACAATGACTGCTAGGCAGCAATTCATTTATACAGCAAAGCAGATGGGGAGAAGAAGCTGGAGTTCTGCAAAAACATTTGCGGTAATGGGCTTGGTTTTTTCAGCTGCTGAGTGTGTTGTCGAAAAG gcACGAGCAAAGCACGATACAACGAATACTGTTGTTGCTGGCTGTGTAACTGGAGGAACAATGTCAGCAAAAG